A part of Candidatus Electrothrix aestuarii genomic DNA contains:
- a CDS encoding gamma-glutamyltransferase, whose translation MEIKKSKKALVAAGHEEVAKAAAIILEAGGNAFDAVVAAGLASTVAEPMLTSLGGGGFALARTADQEEIFFDFFVDTPGIGLKNKELEPHFYPIDVDFAGSTQEFNIGLGSVAVPGTLKGLLHIHERLGRMPLQEIVEPAIALAQGHELNHIQAYFLKILCPILELGETGRVLYKASGQLIKEGETLINPELANFLLQLPEDKGKEFYLGTLAAQIDQDMRNGQGLLTAQDLAAYTVHERKPLRIPYHGHTLLTAPDMGGSLIGLSLFLQERAGEAIGPVQNWASTEHLLRTLGVMHEVERLRKQGLCTPQALEAFIKGKEPTASVAHIRQFSRGTTHVSIADSMGNIAAMTCSNGEGSGYFVPGTGIMLNNMMGEDDLHPGGFHAEPPGQRVGSMMSPSALLHGDEVKLVFGSGGSKRIRTALSQVLTQVVDFKRDLADAVLAPRMYWDGDANILQVEPGFSAKALQALEEQVQVNHWQAPDLYFGGVHAVMPGLSGVGDPRRGGSVAMVEL comes from the coding sequence ATGGAGATAAAAAAAAGCAAAAAGGCACTTGTTGCCGCAGGCCATGAAGAGGTGGCCAAGGCCGCAGCCATTATTCTGGAAGCGGGCGGTAATGCCTTTGATGCCGTGGTCGCGGCTGGTCTGGCCAGCACTGTTGCTGAACCCATGCTGACCAGTTTGGGCGGGGGCGGCTTTGCCTTGGCCCGTACAGCGGATCAGGAGGAGATATTTTTTGATTTCTTTGTTGATACCCCTGGTATCGGCCTGAAAAATAAAGAGCTGGAGCCCCATTTTTATCCCATAGATGTTGACTTTGCCGGTTCCACCCAGGAATTCAATATCGGTCTGGGCTCTGTGGCTGTCCCCGGTACCCTGAAGGGACTTTTGCATATCCACGAACGGCTTGGCCGGATGCCCTTGCAGGAGATTGTGGAACCAGCTATTGCCCTGGCACAGGGCCATGAACTGAATCATATCCAGGCCTATTTCCTCAAGATACTTTGTCCGATCCTGGAGCTCGGTGAAACAGGGCGTGTACTCTATAAAGCCAGTGGTCAGCTTATCAAAGAGGGGGAGACCCTGATTAATCCTGAGCTTGCAAATTTTCTTCTCCAGTTACCAGAAGACAAGGGTAAAGAATTTTACTTGGGAACACTTGCTGCCCAGATCGACCAGGACATGCGCAATGGTCAGGGCCTGCTTACAGCCCAGGATCTTGCCGCTTATACAGTCCATGAGCGTAAACCTCTACGAATCCCCTATCATGGGCATACCCTGCTCACAGCACCGGATATGGGTGGCTCGCTGATCGGACTGTCCTTATTTCTCCAGGAAAGAGCTGGCGAGGCCATCGGGCCTGTGCAGAATTGGGCAAGCACAGAGCACCTGCTCCGTACCCTCGGTGTCATGCACGAGGTGGAAAGGTTACGGAAACAGGGACTGTGTACCCCTCAGGCCCTGGAAGCCTTTATCAAAGGAAAGGAACCGACTGCAAGTGTTGCCCATATTCGCCAATTCAGTCGGGGCACCACCCATGTCTCCATTGCTGACAGCATGGGCAATATTGCCGCCATGACCTGTTCCAACGGTGAGGGCTCTGGCTATTTTGTGCCGGGCACCGGCATTATGCTCAATAATATGATGGGAGAAGATGATCTCCATCCGGGTGGATTTCATGCAGAACCACCGGGTCAGCGGGTTGGCTCTATGATGTCCCCCTCTGCCCTTCTGCATGGAGATGAGGTGAAGCTGGTCTTTGGTAGCGGCGGTTCCAAACGGATCAGGACTGCCCTGTCCCAGGTTTTGACCCAGGTGGTCGACTTCAAACGTGATCTGGCGGATGCAGTGCTGGCACCGAGAATGTACTGGGACGGTGATGCAAACATTCTTCAGGTGGAACCCGGTTTCAGCGCTAAGGCCTTACAGGCCCTGGAAGAGCAAGTCCAGGTCAATCACTGGCAGGCCCCGGATCTCTACTTCGGCGGCGTGCATGCAGTTATGCCCGGTCTGAGCGGCGTGGGCGACCCTAGGCGAGGCGGCTCTGTAGCAATGGTGGAACTGTGA
- the yejB gene encoding microcin C ABC transporter permease YejB produces the protein MSLYILKRFLLMIPTLFGVMFITFVITQFVPGGPVERMMAQIEGRGAGGESGGGSGGLYQGKKGLDEERIEQLKKLYGFDKPPIQRFFSMMGSYLVFDFGDSYYHQKGVAELVISKMPVSMSLGLWTFLIVYSVCIPLGIRKAVQDGSRFDVMSSTIILVGYAIPGFVLGILLIVLFGGGSFWNIFPLRGLVSDNWAELSWSSKVLDYLWHMVLPVISSTVGSLAVMTLLTKNSFLEEVRKQYVITARAKGLGESQILYRHVFRNAIIPIITGFPGSFITAFFTGALLIETIFSLDGMGLLAFDSVMNRDYPVVLGTLYFFTLIGLISRLLSDLSYVWVDPRISFDKVQ, from the coding sequence GTGAGTCTGTACATCCTGAAACGCTTCCTGCTCATGATCCCCACCCTGTTCGGGGTCATGTTCATCACCTTTGTCATTACCCAATTTGTGCCCGGCGGCCCGGTTGAACGCATGATGGCCCAGATTGAGGGGCGGGGTGCAGGTGGCGAATCCGGTGGCGGTAGCGGAGGACTCTATCAGGGCAAAAAGGGCCTTGATGAGGAGCGCATTGAGCAGCTGAAAAAGCTCTATGGTTTTGACAAACCGCCCATCCAGCGTTTTTTCTCCATGATGGGCTCCTATCTGGTTTTTGACTTTGGGGATTCCTATTATCACCAAAAGGGTGTGGCAGAGCTGGTAATCTCCAAGATGCCGGTTTCTATGTCCCTGGGGCTCTGGACCTTTCTCATTGTTTATTCCGTCTGTATCCCTCTTGGCATCCGCAAGGCGGTCCAGGATGGTTCCCGCTTTGATGTCATGAGCAGCACCATCATTCTCGTTGGTTATGCCATTCCCGGTTTTGTTCTTGGTATCCTCCTCATTGTTCTGTTCGGCGGGGGTAGCTTCTGGAATATTTTTCCTCTGCGCGGGCTGGTCTCAGATAATTGGGCGGAGTTAAGCTGGTCATCTAAGGTCCTGGACTATCTCTGGCATATGGTCCTTCCTGTTATTTCCTCAACTGTGGGCAGCTTGGCAGTTATGACTCTGCTGACCAAGAACTCTTTTTTAGAAGAGGTCCGCAAACAATACGTGATCACTGCAAGGGCAAAGGGCTTGGGGGAAAGTCAGATCCTGTATCGCCATGTTTTTCGTAATGCCATTATCCCTATCATTACTGGTTTTCCCGGCTCGTTTATCACGGCCTTCTTTACCGGTGCCCTACTCATCGAAACCATTTTTTCCCTGGACGGCATGGGCCTGCTGGCCTTTGACTCGGTGATGAACAGGGATTACCCTGTGGTTCTAGGTACCCTGTATTTCTTCACCCTGATCGGTCTCATTTCCAGGCTCCTTTCCGATCTGAGCTATGTCTGGGTTGACCCAAGAATTTCTTTTGATAAAGTCCAATAA
- a CDS encoding ABC transporter permease, translating into MKKQTLAARRWRNFKKNRRGFYSLIIFSILFGLSLFAEVLSNDKPLLVKYEGSYYFPLLKAYPETVFGGDFDTETDYRDPYILDKLTVDGNRVIFPPNPYSYTSINLRSDQPVPAPPSDDNFLGTDDRGRDVLARLIYGFRLSVLFSLALTIVGTLLGIIAGAFQGYFGGKVDLFFQRFIEIWSSMPELYLLIIFSSIFKPSILLLLGLLSLFGWMSLSDYVRAEFLKGRNMEYVKAAKALGVGNLTIMYRHLLPNGMTPVITFLPFRMSGAILSLTALDFLGLGAPPPTPSLGELLNQGKSNIEAWWLSMTTFGVLVGMLVLLIFIGEALREAFDPRRQ; encoded by the coding sequence ATGAAGAAGCAGACACTTGCGGCTCGCAGATGGAGAAATTTTAAGAAAAACCGGAGAGGTTTCTATAGCCTAATTATCTTCAGCATACTCTTCGGTCTCTCTCTTTTTGCTGAAGTCCTGAGTAATGATAAGCCCCTGCTGGTCAAATACGAGGGATCGTATTATTTCCCATTGCTCAAGGCCTACCCGGAAACCGTGTTTGGGGGTGATTTTGACACGGAAACAGATTATAGGGATCCCTATATCCTGGATAAACTGACGGTTGACGGTAATAGGGTTATTTTCCCGCCCAATCCCTACAGCTATACCTCGATAAATCTGAGGAGTGACCAGCCTGTTCCGGCCCCGCCTTCGGATGACAATTTTCTCGGTACTGATGACCGGGGCAGAGATGTCTTAGCACGTCTGATCTACGGATTCCGTCTCTCAGTGCTGTTTAGTCTGGCCCTGACCATCGTCGGGACCTTGCTTGGCATCATTGCCGGAGCATTTCAAGGATATTTTGGCGGCAAGGTAGATCTGTTCTTTCAACGCTTCATAGAAATCTGGAGTTCAATGCCGGAACTCTACCTATTGATTATATTTTCCTCAATATTTAAACCCAGTATCCTGCTCTTGCTGGGACTCCTTTCCTTATTCGGCTGGATGAGTTTATCCGATTATGTGCGGGCGGAGTTCCTCAAGGGGAGAAATATGGAATATGTCAAGGCAGCCAAGGCCCTGGGGGTCGGCAACCTGACCATCATGTACCGGCATCTCCTGCCCAATGGCATGACCCCGGTGATCACCTTTCTTCCCTTCAGGATGTCAGGGGCAATTCTCTCCCTGACGGCCCTGGACTTTCTCGGACTCGGTGCTCCCCCTCCAACTCCCAGTCTGGGTGAACTGCTCAATCAGGGCAAGAGCAATATAGAAGCCTGGTGGCTCTCAATGACCACCTTTGGGGTGCTGGTCGGTATGCTGGTCCTGCTGATCTTTATCGGCGAGGCCCTACGCGAGGCCTTTGACCCGCGCAGGCAGTAG
- a CDS encoding FecR family protein, translating into MSLQAAIMLMVVLFFTSSFALESSSLLEFLGSEHPPFLALLPPTLAIEESFRPSSNPFAGTVDKVEGVAYVYHQDDTIAYTLKENLPLFNGDTLVTGEKSRLTLQMADESSLILTAETKLTIDRSLPRMMVRDTVLQLFFGRIRSLVKKLAGEYTIRTPTGSVGVRGTDFMVAVAPTPASARPVWMKHVPATLLTAVLTGGRQSTVELAGQYGPSVQVTPLSVAGVRTGGQAEPAVHVGPAAVALLQRVAPLPEDQSVQTSTSSSGTGPCWPFSFKPLNELKFFRICE; encoded by the coding sequence TTGTCACTCCAGGCCGCCATAATGCTGATGGTGGTTCTTTTTTTTACGTCTAGTTTTGCCCTTGAGAGCAGCAGCCTGCTGGAGTTTCTTGGATCAGAACATCCTCCTTTTCTTGCCCTCTTGCCACCCACCCTGGCCATTGAAGAAAGCTTTAGACCGAGCAGCAATCCCTTTGCCGGGACTGTTGATAAGGTGGAGGGCGTGGCCTATGTGTACCATCAGGACGATACTATTGCCTATACATTAAAAGAAAACCTACCACTCTTTAACGGCGATACCCTGGTCACCGGAGAAAAGAGCCGCCTTACCTTGCAGATGGCCGATGAAAGCTCGCTTATTCTGACCGCAGAGACCAAACTGACTATAGACAGATCCCTGCCCAGAATGATGGTCCGTGACACGGTGCTCCAACTTTTTTTCGGCAGAATTCGTTCCTTAGTGAAGAAGCTTGCGGGTGAATATACCATCAGGACTCCGACAGGAAGCGTCGGGGTGCGGGGGACGGATTTCATGGTGGCTGTGGCTCCGACCCCTGCGAGTGCAAGGCCGGTCTGGATGAAGCATGTGCCAGCAACTTTGCTGACAGCAGTCCTTACAGGAGGGAGGCAATCAACTGTGGAGCTTGCCGGTCAATACGGTCCTTCGGTGCAGGTCACGCCGCTTTCTGTGGCCGGGGTGCGTACCGGTGGTCAGGCGGAGCCTGCCGTACATGTCGGTCCAGCCGCAGTGGCCCTGTTGCAGCGCGTTGCTCCGCTTCCTGAGGACCAGTCCGTGCAAACAAGCACGTCGTCTTCAGGAACAGGGCCTTGTTGGCCGTTTTCCTTCAAGCCGTTAAATGAATTAAAGTTTTTTCGGATCTGCGAGTAG
- a CDS encoding calcium-binding protein, translating to MGEEGRRIQAVLDKAEDESEWAAYEAWQEHLQEVLKFPFEAEVLEWQERGPLRGVDKVKVTSVDEIVDPQGILVSLRHGRRKYEFPLCDLEVLDKSSPNYQPVKDYAIWFANR from the coding sequence TTGGGTGAAGAAGGCAGGCGGATACAGGCTGTCCTGGACAAGGCTGAAGACGAAAGTGAATGGGCTGCCTACGAGGCCTGGCAAGAGCATCTTCAGGAGGTGCTGAAATTTCCCTTTGAGGCAGAGGTCCTTGAGTGGCAGGAGAGAGGGCCGTTACGAGGAGTAGATAAGGTAAAAGTCACGAGTGTGGATGAGATTGTAGATCCCCAGGGAATATTGGTGTCGTTGCGGCATGGGCGCAGGAAGTATGAATTTCCCTTATGTGACTTGGAAGTGCTGGATAAATCCTCACCAAACTATCAGCCAGTGAAGGATTATGCGATTTGGTTTGCCAATCGTTGA
- a CDS encoding DUF6883 domain-containing protein, with the protein MLAEVTPHDEDKYGVRYTADIPVQGTEGREAVVRTGWILPHGSREAHLTTLYVVRVKPDMKEPLQTPLVVLLQLPT; encoded by the coding sequence ATGCTGGCAGAGGTTACCCCGCATGACGAAGATAAGTATGGAGTGCGTTACACAGCGGATATTCCTGTTCAAGGGACGGAAGGACGTGAAGCTGTGGTGCGAACGGGCTGGATACTGCCTCACGGAAGCAGGGAGGCGCATCTGACAACACTGTATGTAGTAAGGGTAAAGCCGGACATGAAGGAGCCATTGCAAACTCCCCTGGTAGTTCTGCTGCAACTCCCTACGTAG
- a CDS encoding COR domain-containing protein, whose amino-acid sequence MKDKRLLNIIKKAKKKSLLNLSSRGLTELPPELFQLTNLIRLDLTNNELTSLPSEIAQLTNLEELKLRSNHLTTLPPEICCLTNLKRLELDQNELDEIPPEISLLPKLRWLDLSYNKLTKLPPEIGQLITNDAYIPLYDNPLTSPPSEIAEQGLQAIRQYFTSLQQEEQPLNQVKLLLIGEGAAGKTSLVKQLFGEDFDAHEDTTHGISIRNWKVEENGDTPLRVNIWDFGGQEIMHATHQFFLSRRSLYVLVLDGRRDERPEYWLRHIESFGGDSPVLVVLNKQDSNPSFQLNDPFLQAKYPAIRGFFRTSCADGRGIAEFRSALLHELAQVEMIGIRWPGSWFRVKERIEQLDRPYISSEEYSDLCAEAGISEPQSREVLVDFLHDLGAAVHFRDFVLKAMHVLDPVWVTEAVYKIINAEEVADARGTLGLNSLGTILPYRKDEKLSWPESTHVFILELMKKFELCWGLGEQAVLIPQLLPVAEPAFSFDYANALGFVLHYQDFLPPSVMPRFLVKRHGQIRKGLCWRTGVVLEDKESGTEAVVKADHEARRIYLWAGGPRRKEFLTFLWFSLRAINDSFEKLNVSELIPMPDQPSVTVNYNTMLTYTKKGIDVYIPDGSEKEYSVRELLGLVEPEGEDEMRQLMHKIEAHLDEKESATEAAVSLFELKPNIAGIGVNLNELFGRILGREKRKK is encoded by the coding sequence ATGAAGGATAAAAGACTGCTTAACATAATAAAAAAGGCTAAAAAAAAGTCGTTACTGAACCTCAGCAGCAGAGGATTAACCGAACTGCCACCTGAACTTTTCCAATTGACCAACCTCATTAGGCTTGATCTCACCAACAATGAGTTAACCTCTCTACCATCGGAAATTGCTCAACTGACCAATTTGGAAGAACTTAAACTCCGTAGTAACCACCTTACAACCTTGCCTCCGGAAATCTGCTGCCTAACTAATCTCAAACGGCTTGAACTTGACCAGAATGAGCTTGACGAAATACCGCCAGAGATTAGCTTGTTGCCCAAGCTTCGCTGGCTTGACCTAAGCTACAACAAACTCACTAAACTGCCACCAGAAATTGGTCAATTAATAACAAATGACGCATATATTCCTCTTTACGATAATCCCCTCACCTCCCCACCATCGGAAATTGCAGAACAGGGGCTCCAAGCCATCCGCCAATACTTCACCTCGCTCCAGCAAGAAGAACAGCCTCTCAACCAAGTCAAACTCCTTCTCATCGGCGAAGGCGCAGCTGGCAAGACCTCCCTGGTCAAGCAGCTCTTCGGCGAAGACTTTGACGCCCACGAGGACACCACCCACGGCATCAGTATCCGCAACTGGAAGGTGGAAGAGAACGGCGACACACCCCTGCGGGTCAACATCTGGGACTTCGGCGGGCAGGAGATCATGCACGCCACGCACCAGTTCTTTCTCTCCCGGCGCAGTCTCTACGTCCTGGTGCTTGACGGTCGCCGTGACGAACGCCCGGAGTATTGGCTCCGCCATATCGAGAGCTTCGGCGGTGACTCTCCCGTGCTGGTGGTCCTCAACAAGCAGGACAGCAACCCCTCATTCCAGTTAAACGATCCCTTCCTGCAGGCAAAGTACCCGGCCATCAGGGGTTTCTTCCGCACCTCCTGTGCCGACGGGCGCGGGATCGCCGAGTTCCGTTCCGCCCTGCTGCACGAGCTGGCGCAGGTGGAGATGATAGGCATCCGCTGGCCCGGCTCCTGGTTCCGGGTCAAGGAGCGAATCGAGCAGCTTGACCGACCGTATATCAGCAGCGAGGAATACAGCGACCTCTGCGCGGAGGCGGGTATCAGCGAGCCGCAGAGCCGGGAGGTACTGGTGGACTTCCTCCACGATCTGGGCGCGGCAGTCCACTTCCGCGACTTTGTCCTCAAGGCCATGCACGTCCTCGACCCGGTCTGGGTGACCGAGGCGGTGTATAAGATCATCAATGCCGAGGAGGTGGCGGACGCCCGTGGCACCCTGGGCCTGAACAGCCTCGGCACGATCCTGCCCTACCGCAAGGACGAAAAGCTCTCCTGGCCCGAGTCCACCCATGTCTTTATCCTGGAGCTGATGAAGAAGTTCGAGCTGTGCTGGGGCCTCGGCGAACAGGCCGTGCTCATCCCCCAGCTCCTGCCCGTGGCCGAACCCGCGTTCAGCTTTGATTACGCAAATGCCCTGGGCTTTGTCCTCCATTATCAGGACTTCCTGCCGCCCTCGGTCATGCCCCGCTTTCTGGTCAAGCGACACGGGCAGATCAGGAAAGGCCTCTGCTGGCGCACCGGGGTGGTACTGGAGGACAAGGAGAGCGGTACCGAGGCCGTGGTCAAGGCGGATCATGAGGCTCGGCGCATCTACCTCTGGGCTGGCGGCCCGCGCCGCAAGGAGTTCCTCACCTTTCTCTGGTTCTCCCTGCGGGCCATCAACGACAGCTTTGAGAAGCTCAACGTCAGCGAGTTGATTCCTATGCCGGATCAGCCAAGCGTCACTGTCAACTATAATACCATGCTGACGTATACAAAGAAGGGCATTGATGTATATATTCCTGATGGCTCAGAAAAGGAATACAGTGTGCGGGAGTTGCTTGGCTTGGTGGAGCCGGAAGGAGAAGATGAGATGCGTCAACTAATGCACAAGATAGAGGCCCACCTTGATGAGAAGGAATCTGCAACCGAGGCTGCCGTCAGCCTATTTGAGCTGAAGCCGAATATAGCCGGGATCGGCGTGAACCTGAATGAGCTGTTCGGTAGGATTCTTGGCCGTGAGAAACGGAAGAAGTAA
- a CDS encoding ATP-binding cassette domain-containing protein — protein MQLTCDNLSFQYPNNGTKVLDRLSFTIQGPGFHAVFGPSGAGKTSLARIIAGGISEFQGDLQRTGITTILYCYNLERLPGWTNIGKLLQEITPSGRAPLLEELIAVFDLNDLLDSRFPQLSMGQQNRVNLIRYLVQDFDLLILDESLANVDEKLRQTILLHIKERFPDKMFLAISHNLMEIATFCKDIMVLDSYSGGEQGRLLQGMDLQRKGAENISPDRKKLDAVMLEIMNAW, from the coding sequence ATGCAACTCACCTGCGACAACCTCAGTTTCCAGTACCCGAACAACGGAACCAAGGTGCTTGACCGCCTCTCCTTCACCATCCAAGGCCCAGGCTTCCATGCCGTGTTCGGCCCCTCTGGAGCAGGCAAGACCTCCCTGGCCCGGATTATCGCCGGAGGTATCAGTGAGTTCCAGGGCGACCTGCAACGCACAGGCATAACAACCATCCTCTACTGCTATAATTTGGAGCGGCTGCCGGGCTGGACCAACATCGGCAAGCTCCTGCAAGAGATCACCCCTTCAGGACGTGCCCCCCTACTTGAAGAACTCATCGCTGTTTTCGACCTCAACGACCTGCTGGATTCCCGTTTTCCCCAGCTCTCAATGGGCCAGCAGAACCGCGTCAACCTGATCCGCTATCTGGTCCAGGACTTTGACCTCCTGATCCTTGATGAAAGCCTGGCTAATGTGGATGAGAAACTCCGCCAGACCATCCTCCTCCACATCAAAGAACGCTTTCCAGACAAGATGTTTCTTGCAATCTCCCACAACCTGATGGAGATAGCTACCTTTTGCAAGGATATTATGGTGCTGGATTCCTATAGTGGAGGAGAACAAGGACGCCTGCTCCAGGGCATGGACCTGCAACGCAAGGGTGCAGAGAACATAAGCCCGGATAGGAAAAAACTGGATGCAGTGATGCTGGAGATTATGAATGCTTGGTAG
- a CDS encoding ABC transporter permease subunit — translation MLGRRIAQFLIVYSVGLGGLLGLKYALSLSNYVVPDIPLILETTQEVIRDYIPAVFSTLSVTVLGQLISIVLAFSVGIAGRKSSWLGSFIRVTAYNIQAYPIVALAPIIFILLGDGFLSRLLIASMICYFPLLLSVLGIMAAPVRDIEHFYRATGRMTWYLEVKIRAFENLSKLFTVISGSATLAMAGTIVAEFIAANAGIGYSIRTALYQSDLAKIFVALFLIGIIISVYQGLLESIGTWTIRKISTASPSHVQEI, via the coding sequence ATGCTTGGTAGACGAATTGCCCAGTTTCTCATAGTCTACAGTGTTGGCCTTGGAGGTCTACTGGGCCTGAAATACGCACTCTCGCTCTCCAATTATGTTGTCCCGGATATCCCCCTGATCCTGGAAACCACTCAAGAGGTGATCAGGGACTATATCCCTGCGGTCTTCAGCACCCTCTCGGTTACGGTCCTGGGCCAGCTGATCTCCATCGTCCTGGCCTTCAGCGTGGGCATCGCTGGCAGGAAATCCTCCTGGCTGGGTTCCTTTATCCGGGTCACTGCCTATAACATCCAAGCCTATCCCATCGTGGCCCTAGCCCCGATCATCTTTATCCTGCTCGGTGACGGTTTTCTCTCCCGGCTCCTCATCGCCTCCATGATCTGCTATTTCCCACTCCTCCTCTCTGTCCTCGGTATCATGGCGGCCCCAGTCCGGGATATCGAGCATTTTTATCGTGCTACAGGCCGGATGACTTGGTATTTGGAGGTCAAAATCCGGGCCTTTGAAAACCTCAGCAAACTCTTTACCGTGATCTCCGGCAGCGCAACCCTGGCAATGGCTGGCACCATAGTAGCGGAATTCATTGCTGCCAATGCGGGAATCGGCTACAGCATCCGCACCGCCCTGTACCAGAGCGACCTGGCAAAGATCTTTGTGGCCCTCTTCCTCATTGGCATCATCATATCAGTTTATCAGGGCCTGCTGGAAAGCATCGGCACCTGGACTATCCGTAAAATCTCAACTGCATCGCCTTCCCATGTACAAGAAATATAA
- a CDS encoding ABC transporter substrate-binding protein, producing MYKKYKKRISFFPLLFAALFAVLTVFGSAQAEEQEIRYRLKWLFNTSVAGDIYADKAGYFARQGLRVTVREGSPEKNAINELELGRAEFGVASADQVIQALDKGARLVVLAQIFQVNPMQWIYRADQPEIKTLIDLRGRKIGITFGGNDETIMHTLLAQAGIKKNEVRLSGVRFDFTPFFRRKVDVWPVYRNSQGVILQDKLAKEGEAVRFFNPATFGMNFVANSVITSEKMVKEHPQTVKKFLTALLQGWEAAMQLENETKVLAAVKELEKNTDAAIMQQQLASTRELVMGNGKNFGTIDLAAWQQTEKIMLQAGQIKRAVQIEKYLQVQ from the coding sequence ATGTACAAGAAATATAAAAAACGCATCTCTTTTTTCCCTCTCCTGTTCGCTGCCCTTTTTGCCGTCCTGACGGTTTTCGGATCTGCCCAGGCTGAAGAACAGGAAATCCGCTACAGACTGAAATGGCTCTTTAACACCAGCGTTGCCGGAGATATCTATGCAGATAAGGCAGGATACTTTGCCCGGCAGGGCTTGCGGGTCACGGTCCGTGAAGGCAGCCCGGAAAAAAATGCCATTAATGAGCTGGAGCTTGGGCGGGCCGAATTCGGGGTGGCTTCAGCAGACCAGGTTATCCAGGCCCTGGACAAAGGAGCCCGCCTTGTTGTGCTGGCGCAGATCTTCCAGGTCAACCCTATGCAGTGGATCTACCGGGCAGATCAGCCAGAAATAAAAACGCTCATTGATCTGCGGGGAAGAAAGATCGGCATCACCTTTGGCGGTAATGATGAGACCATTATGCATACCCTGCTGGCGCAGGCAGGAATTAAAAAAAATGAGGTACGGCTCAGCGGAGTGCGCTTTGATTTCACCCCCTTTTTCCGCCGCAAGGTTGATGTCTGGCCGGTCTATCGCAACAGCCAAGGCGTAATTCTGCAAGATAAGCTGGCCAAGGAAGGAGAGGCAGTTCGTTTCTTTAACCCGGCAACATTCGGGATGAATTTTGTTGCTAACTCGGTGATCACCTCAGAAAAGATGGTCAAGGAACACCCTCAGACTGTGAAAAAATTTCTGACAGCCCTTCTCCAAGGATGGGAAGCAGCTATGCAGCTGGAGAATGAGACTAAGGTGCTGGCAGCAGTGAAAGAGCTGGAGAAGAACACAGATGCCGCAATCATGCAGCAGCAACTTGCCTCGACACGGGAACTGGTCATGGGGAACGGAAAGAACTTCGGCACCATTGACCTAGCTGCCTGGCAGCAAACCGAGAAGATTATGCTCCAGGCAGGTCAGATTAAACGGGCTGTGCAAATTGAGAAGTATTTGCAGGTGCAGTAA
- a CDS encoding glutaminyl-peptide cyclotransferase — MRSWIFLIPLLLLLNGHIATSNTGIPQPVQYTYTVVQEYPHDPKAFTQGLIWDEGQVYESTGLYGRSSLRLVDLKTGQVKRQYNFPEGYFAEGITVFQDKIYQLTWKNNEAFLFDKREFTPLKSWSYPREGWGITHNGKELLVSDGSAFLYFLDPGTLTEKRRILVRDDQGEVRKLNELEYVQDAIYANVWQTNRIAIIRPEDGVVTGWLDLSDLCQRMQSLWQARKDVLNGIMYDPVEDRLFITGKLWPSLFEIKVLRKESR; from the coding sequence ATGCGAAGCTGGATTTTTTTGATCCCACTCCTCCTCTTGCTAAATGGGCATATTGCTACAAGCAATACCGGGATTCCACAGCCTGTTCAGTATACCTATACGGTGGTTCAGGAATACCCTCATGATCCCAAGGCCTTTACCCAGGGGCTCATCTGGGATGAGGGGCAAGTTTACGAAAGCACCGGGCTCTATGGCCGTTCCTCCCTGCGTTTGGTGGACCTGAAAACCGGGCAGGTAAAGCGGCAGTATAATTTCCCTGAAGGGTATTTTGCTGAGGGGATTACGGTGTTCCAGGATAAAATATATCAACTCACCTGGAAAAATAATGAAGCCTTTCTCTTTGATAAAAGAGAGTTCACTCCGCTTAAATCCTGGTCATACCCGCGTGAGGGCTGGGGCATTACCCATAACGGCAAGGAGCTGCTTGTCAGTGATGGTTCGGCCTTTTTGTATTTTCTTGATCCCGGAACCCTGACAGAGAAACGGCGTATCCTGGTCCGGGATGATCAAGGCGAGGTCCGCAAACTGAACGAGCTGGAATATGTCCAGGATGCAATCTATGCCAATGTCTGGCAGACCAACCGGATAGCCATTATTCGCCCGGAAGACGGCGTGGTTACAGGCTGGCTAGATCTGAGCGACCTGTGCCAGCGAATGCAGAGCCTTTGGCAAGCAAGAAAAGATGTGCTCAACGGGATCATGTATGATCCCGTTGAGGATCGCCTTTTTATTACCGGGAAGCTTTGGCCCTCTTTATTTGAGATAAAAGTACTGCGGAAGGAAAGCCGTTAA